From Microcoleus sp. bin38.metabat.b11b12b14.051:
AGGACTTCAGTCCTTCTTGGATTCGGACTAAAGTCGGTACTACGAACCAGGTTTGTAGTGAGGACTTCAGTCCTTCTTTGATTCGGACTAAAGTCCGTACTACGAACCAGGTTTGTAGTGAGGACTTCAGTCCTTCTTGGATTCGGACTAAAGTCGGTACTACGAACCAGGTTTGTAGTGAGGACTTCAGTCCTTCTTTGATTCGGACTAAAGTCCGTACTACGAACCAGGTTTGTAGTGAGGACTTCAGTCCTTCTTGGATTCGGACTAAAGTCGGTACTACGAACCAGGTTTGTAGTGAGGACTTCAGTCCTTCTTGGATTCGGACTAAAGTCCGTACTACGAACCAGGTTTGTAGTGAGGACTTCAGTCCTTCTTGGATTCGGACTAAAGTCCGTACTACGAACCTGGTTTGTAGTGAGGACTTCAGTCCTTCTTTGATTCGGACTAAAGTCCGTACTACGAACCCGTAATACAAACAGGTTTGTAGTGAGGACTTCAGTCCTTCTTGGATTCGGACTAAAGTCCGTACTACGAACCTGAAAAAAAACTAACTCACACACCCTACATATTAATTTTCAACTATCCTAAAAACTTGGTTAATTCGGCGAGATTCTGCCCAATCGCATTTGTGCCGCGAATGTGAGACAAGTGAGAACCTCCATACAAAAAACTATCCAAACTAACTTGATAATTTTGCTGCACCGCCAAATCCAGCCACAAATTCTTAAATGCTGCTCCCGGTTTGTAGTCGGGAATGTTATGCTGGTAGTAAGGAAAACTGTCAAGGCAAGTGTTGAAAAAGTTTTTCCGACCGCAATGCTTTAAATACTGATATCGCGGTTTGAATTCCGTTTGATTTTCCAAAACTGTATGAATCGTATCAGCTAAAGATTCAGGGTCAAATTTGGCGTAAAGACCCGCACATTCTGGGAAAACTGGCGAGTTTCCTCGGGCGTATTGGTTGAATTCTTCAAAACAAATTACTGGTACATTGCAACTCATTGCTTCGGTAATTCCCCGGTTTTTGCCTTCGAGGAGGGAACCGAGGACGAATGCTTGCGCCCGCGAATAATAGTTGGGGATTTCTTGGTAGTAGTCAACTCGCGGTAGTAAGTTGATGTAGTCGGAAGGATTGCCTAAAATCTCCTCTACTTGGTGCCATTCTTTTAAGGCGTATTCGTCGAGAGTTTTCAAGTTGTTGATATCAAAATCGTGACCGCTGACAACTGTTAATTTTATAGGTTTTTGCGGATACTTTTGGCGGTAAATTTTTAAGGCTTTGGCAATCATCGGCAAGTTCTTTTCTTCGGAAATACGGGCGACTGCGAGGATGTCGATGTCTTTGGCGGGGACGTTGCGAGGGGAAATTAAGTATTCGTTGATAAAGTCGGTGTCTTGCAGTGGTATGATTGGTTTGTTGGCGCGATCGGGATAGGTTTCGCGAAACCACTTGGCTCGGTGCGGGTTTTTGTATAAACTAGAGTAGGCATCGGCTACGGGCGCCCAAGAATAGGAAGTTCCGGGGGAATAGGTGAAGGAGAAAAATGCTGAGGAAAGTTGGGGAAAGAGTTTGTTGATGAGTTCTACTGCTTCGCTGAAGTAAATCCCTTTGATGAATTTTCCTTCGTAAAACAGCGGCGGCAGCAAGACGTAGAAACTTACTGTATCGAAGCGGTGGGGTTGATCTTCAAATATCTCCCAGCTAAAGGCGTCTAAGTCTGCATAGATTTCGGCGATTGGTTTGTTGATGTGGGGGTTGTGTAAGTAGGGTTTTTGGCGATCGTAGTTTCCGCGTACCATATAATTTGTTAGTGTGATTATTTGACTTTTTTTATTTAACCGCAGAGGGCGCAGAGGGCGCAGAGGAGGAGAAGAGAGAGTTATTCACAAGTCATCAAGGGAGTTGTTCGGGTGATTCGCTGTCGTCAAGTGTCAGGGCTAGTTGGTAGATTTGGCGTCGGGGGAGGGATGTTTGTTGGGCTAGTTGGCGACTGGCTTGGGAACGACTTATGCCTTCTCCTATTAATGTTTGTAATTCGGCTTTGATGGCTTCTTCTGAGAAAATTGGTGCGTCTGTTTGGATGCCGGCAATTATCAGGGTAAATTCTCCCTGGGGTTCGCGTGTGGTGTAAAGTGCGATCGCGCTTTCTATACTACCACGCCAAAACTCTTCGTGCATTTTTGTCAATTCCCGCGCCAGCACAATCTGTCTGTCGTTTCCCAAGGTGTTTGCTAAATCTTGTAAAGTTTGGCGCAACCGGTGGGGAGATTCGTATAAAATAATAGTGCGGGATTCTATTTGTACACTTTCTAAACTCCGCTGGCGTTCTTGACCTTTGGTTGGTAAGAATCCTTCAAATACAAATCTGTCTGTAGGCAATCCCGATGCACTTATCCCCACAATGCAGGCGCTGGGGCCGGGAATCGGAATAATGTTAATATTAGCATCGGCGCAGGCTTTGACTAATTCGTATCCGGGGTCAGAAATTCCTGGCATTCCGGCGTCGGTGACGAGGGCGATACTTTTTCCTAACAGCAGTTTGTCGATGAATTCGGGGAGTCGTTGCTGTTGGTTATGTTCGTGATAGCTGATTTGGGGCGTTTTGATTTGGAAGTGGTGTAAAAGTTTCCCTGTGTGGCGGGTGTCTTCGGCGGCGATGAAGTCTGCTGTTTGCAAAATTCGGATGGCGCGATACGTCATGTCTTCGAGATTGCCGATCGGCGTTCCGACAATGTAAAGTGTTCCTGTATTGGGATTTGGCTGCATTTTGATGGTTGGGAGTTTTTAGCCACAGATGGAACACGGGCGGGACGCCCATGCCACAAGATTTAAGCACAAATATAAGAATAAAAAAGTAAGACAGATATGGCAACTGGATTGTTTTTGGGATTGGCGACTTTGGATTTAGTTTATTTAGCCGAGAAGCCTCCGGGGGAAAATCAGAAAGTTGTTGCTGCTGATTGTACCATTGCTGCGGGCGGGCCGGCGACAAATGCTGCGGTTGCTTTTAGCGCTTTGGGAAATGCGGCGGTGTTGGCGGGGGTTTTGGGCACTCACGCGATCGCCCAATTAATCTGTGCAGACTTAGCAGAGTACAATGTCAGGATAATCGATTTGCAGCCAGGGCGATCGCACTCGCCGGCAGTTTCTTCGATTATCGTAACTCAAGCAACGGGCGATCGGGCAGTAATCTCGATTAATGCTACTAAATCTCAGGTTGACAGTCAAGCAATTAACCAGGATATTTTAACATCAGTTAATATCATACTATTTGACGGACATCAAATCGCAGCCAGCACAGAAATTGCTCAACTTGCCAAAACAAAAAACATTCCAATTGTCCTCGATGGCGGCAGTTGGAAACCCGGATTAGAGCAAATATTACCCTTCGTTGAATGGGCTGTGTGTTCGGATAATTTCCATCCGCCCGACTGTCACAATTCCAAACAAGTCTTTGCCTATTTGTCAGCAGCCGGAATTCCCAACATTGCCATCACTCGCGGCGAACAACCAATTCAATACTTTAGCAATGGCAGTTTCGGCAGTTTAGAAGTTCCTCAAATCAAAGCCGCAGACACTTTAGGCGCAGGCGACATCTTTCACGGCGCTTTCTGCCACTACATTTTACAAAAAAACTTTACAAACGCCCTAACCGCCGCAGCTAAGATAGCTTCCGATTCCTGCAAAGTTTTCGGAACCCGCGACTGGATAAAAAATCTGCAACCTTAACTTTAAGTTAACCAAAAAATCCGGAAAAAAGCGATCGCACCCAGAAAACTATAAGAGCCAACACTTGTTAAGCTAAAATAGTGATAGCAACCCTCTCTCTCTTCCTTAGCCGTGAAACAGGCGTCTCGCCTGTTCATTTTTGGGGCTCATAAAAAAACTCATTCACAAATCAAACAAGATTGCTATATTAGTTAAGCAACTTGAAGCACAACCAAACTACCCTAAAACAAAACACTCGAATCATGCCTAACACCCAACCCCTAACTATCACACTTCCCCCCTTGCGGATTACCCTCACCGAAGAACAACAGGTTAATCTAGAATGGCTGACGCAAAACTTGCCCAATTTACTCGCAGCAGCGCCAAGCAAGCCAGAAGTCCCAGACAACCTGAAACAGTGGGTGGCGGCAAACAAATTATTAAATCAACCAGATGCAGACATCATTCAAGGTCTAATAAATACAGGTATTGATGCCGAAACAGCAACCGCAGAAGTTACTAAAATATCCTCTCATCCATACTTCCAAGCAGGTAGTCAATATGTACAGTTGCTGCAAAAACTAGAATCGCAACTCAGCATCAACAATCAACTAGCAGCCCTCTCGTCCAAGTTTGGCGCAATCGAACGCAAAAGCAGCCTTTCCCGAGAATATTTCCTAGAAAATTACTACGCCAAAAATACTCCGGTAATTATCACCAACATCATGCACAACTGGAAAGCTTTACAGTTGTGGACGCCGGAGTATTTGCAGGAAAAATACGGCGATGCAGCGGTAGAAATTCAAGCCAACCGCAACTCTGATCCGGATTACGAAATTAAGGTACACAACCACAAAAAAACCGTTCTCTTCCGCGAGTATGTAGATATGGTTGTCAACGGCGGCCCCAGCAACGACTGCTACATGGTTGCTAACAACCAAACTCTGGAAAGAGAAGAATTTAAACCACTATTCAACGACTTTGAAATTTTCCCAGAATACCTCAATCCCGACGATACAAAAGGCAGAGTTTTCTTTTGGTTCGGCCCTAAAGGTACAATTACGCCACTGCACCACGACCCAGTTAACTTAGTTTTAGCACAGGTATCGGGACGCAAACTAATTAAGTTGATTTGTCCGCAGCAAACGCCTCTGCTTTACAATCATGTCGGAGTTTTCAGCAAGGTTGACGGCGAAAATCCTGACTACGATAAATATCCGCTTTACAGAGATGCGAAAATCATTGAGGTGATTTTGGAACCCGGAGAAGTTATCTTTATTCCTGTCGGTTGGTGGCATCATGTAAAATCGCTAGAGGTGAGTATTTCGGTTTCGTTTACTAATTTTGTGTTTCCCAATTATTATGAATGGAAATATCCTCATATTAATTGGTCGTAGACAGTTGACAGTTGACTGTTGACTGTTGTCAGTTGACAACTTGCAAATACTAATATCTATCTGCGTTAATTAGCGTTTATCTGCGGTTTAAAACATGAAAAGTCTCGAAGAATTAAGCGAAATTTCCCAAAAAGTTGCTTGGGGTGCCGCAGATATTTTACAATCCTATTATCGCCCTGATGCCAATACTCCCAACCTCGACATTCAAGAACAAAAAGACGGGCCTGTTACGGCTGCGGATGTCGCTGTAAATTCTTACATCCTAGATGAATTGCAGTCAGTTTTAGGGAATGCAGAATTTGGCTATCTCAGCGAAGAAACTTACAAATGTTATTTAGAAACTTGCGGCAAAGTTCCTTTACCTCAATCTTGGGTTTGGATTATTGACCCTTTGGATGGAACGCGCGATTTTATTGATAAAACTGGTGAATTTGCCGTTCATATTGCTTTAGCTTTCGAGGGGAAACCCGTATTAGCCGTTGTGGCTTGGCCGCAACAACAAAAGATTTATTATGCCATCCGCGATGCTGGTGCTTTTGGGGAAAGTCGCGGGGGTTCTGCGGTGAAATTGCAGGTTTCTGCACGCAATATAGTGGCAGATTTATCTATAGTAACCAGTCGCAGTCACCGGGACGATCGCCTAAATCGATTATTGCACAAATTTCCCTGCCAAAATCAACTGGCTGTCGGTAGCATCGGCTGCAAGATTGCGACGATTGTCGAACAAAAAGCTGATGTTTATATTGCGCTTTCGGGGAAGTCTGCGCCGAAGGATTGGGATTTGGCGGCGCCGGAATTGATTTTGACCGAGGCGGGCGGTCAATTTACTCGTTTTGATGGTTCTGCTTTGCAATATAACCGAGGAGATGTCAGTCAGTGGGGGGGATTGTTGGCGAGTAATGGTTGCTGTCACGCTGCTTTGTGCGGGGAGGCCCAGAGGCTTTTGGCTGAGATTGATTCGGGTTTGAAATAAGTGCGATCGCCCTTAAATAATTTGGTATACTGATCGTATAATGATGTGGCAAAATGTATGAGCGTCAAAGAACTTGAAACAGTAATTATGAACTTGTCGGTTAAAGAACTATCGGAGTTAACTACTTGGCTGATAGAGTATCGCCAACAAGTCTGGGATCGGCAAATTGAAGAGGATTTGGAGGATGGGCGGTTAGATGCGCTACTTGATGAAGTTGATGCAGAGTATGAAGCTGGATTGGCTAAAGTGTTATGAAGCATCTGACTTTACCGCGTTTTTGGCACTGCTATCACCAGCTACCTAAAGAAATACAAGTCTTAGCCGATAAAAATTATGAATTACTCAAAGTCGATCCATATCACCCTTCGCTGCATTTAAAAAAAGTTGGCAGGCGAAAGCAATTACAATCGGTGCGAGTAGGCGATAGTTACCGAGCCCTGGGAGTTGAGAAATCTGAAGGTATTGTATGCTTTTGGATAGGGACTTATGGTGATTATGATGCTATATTAGCTCAGAAATAAAGCCCCGATCGCACATACAGCAGATTCCACGTTTATGAAGTACACGCCACATCGATAGAGCCCGTAGGGACACGGCACAATCGATCTTCCGCAATATTACTTAATAATTTTCCCCATCTTCATCAAAACTTTACTTAAACAGATATTTTTAAGCAAAACTTTACATATATTCTCTTGAAAGACTGTTATGGTTGCTACAACCTTCAGGAATAGTTTCGGACGCAAGTCGCGAAATAGGGAAATTATTGTCTTTTTTTCGCTATAAATAGGTGTCTTATGCCAAATTTAAATACTCAAGTTTCTAGAAGTTCGATCGCCTTTATCGACAGTCAAGTACCAAATTATCAAAGTTTGGTGTCTGGGGTAACACCCGGTACGGAAGTTGTAGTGTTGGATGGGAACGAGGATGCGATCGACCAAATTACTCAAATCTTAGCCGATCGCACAAATATTGACAGCATCCACATCATTTCTCACGGCACTCCCGGCCGCTTGCAACTGGGTAGCGGTAGCTTGAGTTTAGACAATGTAGAGGCTTACTCCGAGAAATTGCGGCAGTGGCCCAGTGCTTTCACACAAGGCGCGGACATTCTGATTTATGGTTGTAATGTGGCATCAGCACTTCGGATTTGCCCGAAAGTCCGCCGGGGGTTCAAACCCCCGTCTCATAGCGCAAGTCGGTTGAAACCGACTGAAAACAACTCATTTATTCAGTCCTCTTCAGAGGACTTGCGCTATGAGACGGGGAATTCATTCCCCGGCGGTACCGGGGAACCAGCCAGAGATTTAGATGTAGATTTGGATCGAGATGGTTTTGCTTTCATCCAGCGCATCGCCCAACTCACAAATACCAATGTTGCAGCTTCCAAAAACCTCACGGGAAGCGCGACAAAAGGTGGCGATTGGAAACTCGAAGCAACAACCGGGGAAATTAAGACACCGCTGGTATTTGCACCCGAAGTGTTAGCGGGTTATGAATACGTTTTGAATAGTTTCAAGGCAGCTAGCAACTTCCCTGTGGGTTCAAATCCCGTCTTGGTTGATGTCGGAGACTTTAACGGCGACGGCATCAAAGACTTAGCCGTGGCGAATAGTAACGCTCCCGGAGGCGGCACTTCTAGCATATCCATTCTGTTAGGAAATACCACCGGTGGCTTTAACACTGCTACTAACTTGCCCAAGGGGAGTGCAGCACTTGCCATAGCCAAGTTTAACTCAGATAACTATGACGACTTGGTTGTGGATAATGGCAATGGTTCTGTATCAATGTTTTTTGGGAGTAGTAGTGGTTTAGGTGCTCCCGTCAATCTATCTTTCGACTCGAAGATTTTTGCTAATTACATTGCTGCGGCAGATTTTAATGGTGACGGTCGGCAAGATATAGCCATAGCGACTACTCGCGCCACCGGCGTACCTAATACTAATAGCGCCGTCTCAATTCTGTTGCAAAATCCCGACGGGACTTTTGCTGCTCCTAAAAACCTTTTGGTAGGAATACAGCCCACTTCCATCACCGTGGGCGACTTTGATGGCGGCGGTCAACAAAACGACTTGGCTGTCGCCAATCGCACAGGTAACACAGTTTCGATTCTGTTGGCAGACAACAAAGGAGTCTTTACTAATGGGCCAACTATCCCAGTGGGAACTGGGCCGTATTCTATTACTGTAGGGAAGTTTGATGCGGACAACACAGACGACTTGGCTGTAGCTAATCTTACCTCTAAAAACGTCTCAATTCTGTTACAAAAAAGCGCTGGAAGTTTTACCGCTGCTCCCAATCTAGCAGTAGATACAAGTTTCCTGGCTGCCGGAGATATCAACGGCGATGGCAAGTCTGACTTGACCGTGACAAACGGTACAGCTAAAGCCGTTTCAGTTCTGTTGGGAACAGGCAATGGTCAATTTAGCACTGCTATTGACTTTCCTGTGGTGGGGCCTGTTTCCGTTGTGGTGAAGGATATTGATGGAGATGGGGCGCTGGATATTGCTGCAACGAACTTCTCAGATAACACTGTTTCGGTGCTGCTCAATACACCCAGTAAGGTAAGTTTTGTAGGTGCAAAAGGAAATGGTACTTACAATGTCAATGAAGGCGCTACCGACACAATACTCAATATCCCGGTTACTATCACCAATAGCAGTTCTTTCGGCGATGTCGTTGTACCAATTGTCATCGACCCCAGCAGCACAGCTACTTTAGGTGCTGATTACACTCTTTCAACTACATCCCTGACTTTTGCTGCTAACACTACTACTCTCACCCAGAATATTGCAGTCACTATCAAAGCTGACAATATCGTTGACAGTAACGAACAAATTGTTCTAAACTTTGGCAAAATTACAGGTGGCACTGCCGTTAGTGGCAGTCAAGCTAAAGTTTTTATCTTGGACAGGAATAGTTCTTATACTATTGCCGCCAATACTCCTAGCATTCTCGAAGGCAATTCTGGCAAAACTCCAGCAACATTTACGATCGCTCGCAATGGCAGCACGGAACTGTGGAGTACGGTAGATTATAGTATCGCCGGAACTGCAACTAATGGCAGCGACTACAATAATATCGGTGGCACTTCTGGAGCAATTGCTGCTACTGGAAAAATCACTTTTTCAACGGGTGAAACTGCCAAAACTATTACTTTGGATGTGTTGGGCGATGGATTAGTTGAACCTGACGAAACGATCGCAATTACGCTATCAAATCCTGTTTCACCGGGTGGCGCGCCGATAATTACTACGGCAACTGCTACCATGACGATCGTAAATGATGACACTGCCGGCTTCACCGTTGCACCTACGAACATCACTGCTACAGAGGGCGGCGCAACTGGCAGTTACAAAGTCAAACTAACTGCACAACCCACGGCACCCGTTAACATTAGCTTTAATACTGGCAATGCAATTAGCCCGATCGCCACACCGATTACTTTTGACAGCACTAACTGGAATCTCGAAAAGACTATCACTGTCACTGCGATCGACGACAATGTAGCACAAGGAACGCACACAGGGACGATCACTCACACAGTTACCACTACCGATGCGAATTATAGTGGCAAAGTGATTCCCAATGTGACGGCATCGATTACTGATAACGATAGTCCCGGTGTGTCGATCGTGCAATCTGCCGGCAGTACAAATATTGCTGAAGGCGGTGCAACGGATACCTACGGCGTGCTTCTGACTAGCGCACCTACTGCACCTGTGACGATTAATTTTGATGCGGGGACTCAAATTAGTACGATCGCACCTATCACTTTTACACCTGCTAATTGGAAAGTTGTTCAAAATGTGACTGTGAGTGCGATCGATGACAGCATAGCCCAAGGAACTCACAGTGGCACGATCGCTCACAAGTCTGTCAGCACGGATACCAAGTATAACAACCTGACGATTTCTCCTGTGACGGCCACGATTGCTGACAACGATACAGCAGGCGTGACTATTTCACCGACGAGTACAACTGCTACGGAAGGCGGTGCTACTGGCACGTACAGCCTTAAACTTACTTCGCAGCCGACGGCACCTGTGACGATTAGTTTCGGTACTGGGAATCAAATAAATGCGATCGGCTCTATTACTTTTGACTCTACTAACTGGAATGTGGCGAAACCAGTTACAGTCACGGCTACGGACGATACGGTTGTTGAAGGCAATCACACAGGGACTATTTCTCATACGGCTGCGAGTGCTGATACTAAGTATAACGGGATTGTTGGGATTCCGAATGTCGCGGTGGCGATTACTGATAATGATGTAGCGCCAACTCCGACGCCAACAACTGTCACGCCGACTCCGACTCCAACTCCGACGCCGACATCTGTCACGCCGACTCCGACTCCGACATCTGTCACGCCGACACCTACTCCAACATCTGTTACGCCGACTCCGACTCCAACATCTGTTACGCCGACTCCGACTCCGACATCTGTTACGCCGACTCCGACTCCGACATCTGTTACGCCGACTCCGACTCCGACATCTGTTACGCCGACTCCAACTCCAACATCTGTCACGCCGACTCCGACTCCAACATCTGTTACGCCGACTCCGACTCCGACATCTGTCACGCCGACTCCGACTCCAACATCTGTCACGCCGACTCCGACTCCAACATCTGTTACGCCGACTCCGACTCCAACTCCAACTCCGACGCCGATATCTCGGATATTTGACGACTCTGGGAAACGTAATGATCGACCCCTATCGATCGATCTGCCGCAAACTATCGGAAATGTCGATCGGCCTTTGAGTGTTCCCACGGTAAGTTTTTCCCAAGCTACTTATAAAGTCAATGAAAGTTTCACAGAAATTGTTCAGGCACAAATTACTCTCACTCGCACTGGGGATCTAAACGACATTTCCAGGGTCTACCTAGGTCCTCCTATTGGTTCAGCAACTTTGGGAGCAGATTGGAACTTTTCCCCCAATTTCTCTCCTGATATCACCTTTAACCCAGGCGAAAATAGCAAAACTTTAACAATTGACATCTTACCCGATGCTATAGCTGAGGGAACAGAAGAAATTGCGTTTCAGATTAGCAATCTGCAGAATGCCTATATTGGCACCCAAAGCTCTGCCACAGTGCAAATTTCGGATGCTGCAATTTTCAGCGACACGAAGGTTCCGCCGATATCTGTTGGGTTCTCAGCCATCTGGGGAGACTACAACAATGACGGCAAACTGGATATCCTCGGAAGTAACGCAATCTACGAAAACACTCGAATCTACAACAACACCAGCGGGAGTAGCGAATATGGCTTTAGCGAGTCTAATCGAAAAGGTTTGCGAGGTAGTAACTCAGCATGGGGAGATTACAACAATGATGGGCGGCTGGATGTTGCGCTGAGCAACTACGAATACAACAACACTTGGGGTCGTAATGCTGAAAGCAGAACAATCTACAGCAACAAAGGTAATGACTTTGCCTTTGAAACAACACTACCTGATGCTTACCCACAAGATTCCTACGTGACTTGGGGAGATTCTAACAATGATGGTCGTCTCGATATCTTGCGAACTGGCCCAAATAGTTCAAGGATAAGCACTCTACTCTACCGCAACGAAGGCACTGTCAACGGTCAATACAGCTTTCAAAATCTCGGAGCGCTCCCCACGGGGGAGTCACTACCACCCAGTGGCAATGCTGTCGCTTGGGGGGACTATGACAACGACGGTAAACTTGATGTTCTGCTCAATGTGCCGGATTCCAAAAACTGGCCAACCGCTAAAGTTTATCGCAACTTGGGCGATGGCGCTTTCAGTGACATTGGCTTAGAATTTCCCGGTTTGACAGATACCGTCAACGGTTTCAAGACGGATTTTGTCTCTTCGGTTGCTTGGGGAGACTACAACAACGATGGCAAACTCGATATCCTACTCACAAGCCTGGATGGGAAAGGAAAACCTATTGTCAAAGTTTACCGCAATCAAACCAGCATCAACGATCCT
This genomic window contains:
- a CDS encoding cupin-like domain-containing protein produces the protein MPNTQPLTITLPPLRITLTEEQQVNLEWLTQNLPNLLAAAPSKPEVPDNLKQWVAANKLLNQPDADIIQGLINTGIDAETATAEVTKISSHPYFQAGSQYVQLLQKLESQLSINNQLAALSSKFGAIERKSSLSREYFLENYYAKNTPVIITNIMHNWKALQLWTPEYLQEKYGDAAVEIQANRNSDPDYEIKVHNHKKTVLFREYVDMVVNGGPSNDCYMVANNQTLEREEFKPLFNDFEIFPEYLNPDDTKGRVFFWFGPKGTITPLHHDPVNLVLAQVSGRKLIKLICPQQTPLLYNHVGVFSKVDGENPDYDKYPLYRDAKIIEVILEPGEVIFIPVGWWHHVKSLEVSISVSFTNFVFPNYYEWKYPHINWS
- a CDS encoding inositol monophosphatase family protein, which gives rise to MKSLEELSEISQKVAWGAADILQSYYRPDANTPNLDIQEQKDGPVTAADVAVNSYILDELQSVLGNAEFGYLSEETYKCYLETCGKVPLPQSWVWIIDPLDGTRDFIDKTGEFAVHIALAFEGKPVLAVVAWPQQQKIYYAIRDAGAFGESRGGSAVKLQVSARNIVADLSIVTSRSHRDDRLNRLLHKFPCQNQLAVGSIGCKIATIVEQKADVYIALSGKSAPKDWDLAAPELILTEAGGQFTRFDGSALQYNRGDVSQWGGLLASNGCCHAALCGEAQRLLAEIDSGLK
- the rsmI gene encoding 16S rRNA (cytidine(1402)-2'-O)-methyltransferase, which gives rise to MQPNPNTGTLYIVGTPIGNLEDMTYRAIRILQTADFIAAEDTRHTGKLLHHFQIKTPQISYHEHNQQQRLPEFIDKLLLGKSIALVTDAGMPGISDPGYELVKACADANINIIPIPGPSACIVGISASGLPTDRFVFEGFLPTKGQERQRSLESVQIESRTIILYESPHRLRQTLQDLANTLGNDRQIVLARELTKMHEEFWRGSIESAIALYTTREPQGEFTLIIAGIQTDAPIFSEEAIKAELQTLIGEGISRSQASRQLAQQTSLPRRQIYQLALTLDDSESPEQLP
- a CDS encoding sugar kinase; the protein is MATGLFLGLATLDLVYLAEKPPGENQKVVAADCTIAAGGPATNAAVAFSALGNAAVLAGVLGTHAIAQLICADLAEYNVRIIDLQPGRSHSPAVSSIIVTQATGDRAVISINATKSQVDSQAINQDILTSVNIILFDGHQIAASTEIAQLAKTKNIPIVLDGGSWKPGLEQILPFVEWAVCSDNFHPPDCHNSKQVFAYLSAAGIPNIAITRGEQPIQYFSNGSFGSLEVPQIKAADTLGAGDIFHGAFCHYILQKNFTNALTAAAKIASDSCKVFGTRDWIKNLQP
- a CDS encoding glycosyltransferase; translated protein: MVRGNYDRQKPYLHNPHINKPIAEIYADLDAFSWEIFEDQPHRFDTVSFYVLLPPLFYEGKFIKGIYFSEAVELINKLFPQLSSAFFSFTYSPGTSYSWAPVADAYSSLYKNPHRAKWFRETYPDRANKPIIPLQDTDFINEYLISPRNVPAKDIDILAVARISEEKNLPMIAKALKIYRQKYPQKPIKLTVVSGHDFDINNLKTLDEYALKEWHQVEEILGNPSDYINLLPRVDYYQEIPNYYSRAQAFVLGSLLEGKNRGITEAMSCNVPVICFEEFNQYARGNSPVFPECAGLYAKFDPESLADTIHTVLENQTEFKPRYQYLKHCGRKNFFNTCLDSFPYYQHNIPDYKPGAAFKNLWLDLAVQQNYQVSLDSFLYGGSHLSHIRGTNAIGQNLAELTKFLG